One genomic segment of Paenibacillus sp. FSL H8-0332 includes these proteins:
- a CDS encoding alpha-amylase, with product MKRNHTMMQFFEWHVAADGQHWKRLAQMAPELKAAGVDAVWVPPVTKAVSPEDTGYGVYDLYDLGEFDQKGDVRTKYGTKQELIDAIAECLKNGIAVYVDLVMNHKAGADETEVFEVIEVDPNDRTKDISEPFEIEGWTKFDFPGRGDEYSSFKWNHTHFNGTDFDAKDGRNGVFRIDGTNKGWNENVDSEFGNYDYLMFANIDYLNADVKQEMLNWGKWLVDTLQCSGYRLDAIKHINHEFIKEFAMEMKKKRGEDFYIVGEFWNSNLEACREFLNTVDYQIDLFDVSLHYKLYSAALAGRDFDLTHIFDDTLVQTHPANAVTFVDNHDSQPHEALESWVGDWFKQSAYALILLRRDGYPVVFYGDYYGIGGPAPMEGKKDAIDPLLCARYTKAYGEQDDYFDHPNTIGWVRRGVQEIEGSGCAVVISNGDNGEKRMFVGEARSGEEWEDFTHNREESVTIGEDGWAVFPVNGGSVSVWALPEPKPADACAEE from the coding sequence ATGAAGAGAAATCATACTATGATGCAATTTTTTGAATGGCATGTCGCGGCGGATGGACAACACTGGAAGCGCCTTGCCCAGATGGCCCCGGAACTGAAGGCGGCCGGAGTAGATGCGGTGTGGGTTCCCCCTGTTACCAAGGCTGTCTCCCCCGAAGATACCGGTTATGGGGTCTATGATCTCTATGACCTCGGTGAATTCGATCAAAAGGGTGATGTGCGCACGAAATACGGAACCAAACAAGAGCTGATCGATGCCATTGCCGAGTGCCTGAAGAACGGCATTGCGGTCTACGTGGATCTGGTCATGAACCATAAAGCCGGAGCGGATGAGACGGAGGTGTTCGAGGTCATTGAGGTGGACCCGAATGACCGTACCAAGGATATCTCCGAGCCGTTCGAGATTGAAGGCTGGACCAAATTCGATTTCCCGGGACGCGGGGATGAATACTCCAGCTTCAAGTGGAATCATACCCACTTCAACGGAACCGATTTCGATGCCAAGGACGGCCGCAACGGCGTCTTCCGGATTGACGGCACGAATAAAGGCTGGAATGAGAATGTGGATAGCGAATTCGGCAACTACGACTATCTGATGTTCGCCAACATTGATTACCTCAATGCAGATGTGAAGCAGGAAATGTTGAACTGGGGCAAGTGGCTGGTCGATACGCTGCAATGCAGCGGATACCGGCTGGATGCGATCAAGCATATCAACCACGAGTTCATCAAGGAATTCGCCATGGAGATGAAAAAGAAACGCGGCGAAGACTTCTACATCGTCGGTGAATTCTGGAACTCCAATCTGGAGGCCTGCCGCGAATTCCTGAACACTGTCGATTACCAGATCGATTTGTTCGATGTCTCTCTTCATTACAAGCTGTACTCCGCTGCACTGGCGGGCCGGGATTTCGACCTGACGCATATCTTCGATGATACGCTGGTTCAGACGCATCCCGCGAATGCTGTCACCTTCGTCGACAATCATGATTCCCAGCCTCATGAGGCGCTGGAATCCTGGGTGGGCGACTGGTTCAAGCAAAGCGCCTATGCCCTGATTCTGCTGCGGCGCGACGGATATCCCGTGGTCTTCTACGGGGATTATTACGGCATCGGCGGCCCTGCCCCAATGGAAGGCAAGAAGGACGCCATCGATCCTCTGCTCTGCGCCCGCTACACCAAGGCTTACGGGGAGCAGGACGATTACTTCGACCATCCGAACACCATCGGCTGGGTCCGGCGCGGCGTTCAGGAGATCGAAGGCTCCGGCTGCGCTGTAGTCATCTCCAATGGAGACAACGGAGAGAAGCGGATGTTCGTGGGCGAAGCGCGCAGCGGAGAGGAATGGGAGGACTTCACCCATAACCGCGAGGAGTCCGTCACCATCGGCGAAGACGGCTGGGCCGTATTCCCGGTGAACGGCGGCAGCGTCTCCGTCTGGGCGCTGCCCGAGCCGAAGCCGGCCGATGCCTGCGCGGAGGAGTGA
- a CDS encoding ABC transporter permease, which yields MKLNRALMQRRALPLLVWICGLLVLWEAVSWWLLHVAKTPLAQSKLPYVHEVALTLWQYSGTLLREGGATFGNAGVGFLIGALSGVLLAVLMSFSRTIEQLAFPYAVASQMIPILGLAPIIYGIVRDEQMSRIIISGYITFFPVALNMLRGLRSVDPSALELMHSYAAKPWAVYWKLRFPAALPGLFSGLKIAAPLAVTGAILVELMGAQRGIGVIMLRNLYYGPSHTYMFWSTVLVGALLGMASYWLMSLVERLVAPWQPEFRPQGGSR from the coding sequence ATGAAGCTGAACCGTGCATTAATGCAGAGACGCGCTCTGCCGCTGCTTGTCTGGATCTGCGGCCTGCTGGTGCTGTGGGAGGCGGTCTCCTGGTGGCTGCTGCATGTGGCAAAGACGCCGCTGGCCCAGTCCAAGCTGCCTTATGTCCACGAGGTGGCGCTCACCCTGTGGCAGTACAGCGGCACCCTTCTCCGGGAAGGGGGAGCTACCTTCGGCAATGCCGGGGTGGGCTTCCTGATCGGAGCGCTCTCCGGAGTGCTGCTGGCCGTGCTGATGAGCTTCTCCCGGACGATAGAGCAGCTTGCCTTCCCGTATGCCGTTGCTTCGCAGATGATTCCGATTCTGGGGCTGGCGCCGATCATATACGGAATTGTGCGGGATGAGCAGATGTCGAGGATCATCATCTCCGGCTATATCACCTTCTTCCCGGTGGCACTGAATATGCTGCGCGGTCTGCGGAGTGTGGACCCTTCTGCCCTGGAGCTGATGCACTCTTATGCCGCTAAGCCGTGGGCTGTATATTGGAAGCTGCGCTTCCCGGCAGCACTGCCGGGGCTGTTCAGCGGGCTGAAGATTGCAGCGCCGCTGGCTGTAACGGGCGCAATTCTGGTTGAACTGATGGGTGCGCAGCGCGGGATCGGGGTTATTATGCTCCGTAATCTCTATTACGGACCCTCCCATACGTATATGTTCTGGTCCACGGTACTGGTCGGTGCTCTACTGGGTATGGCCAGCTATTGGCTGATGAGTCTGGTGGAACGTCTGGTAGCCCCCTGGCAGCCGGAATTCCGTCCCCAAGGGGGCAGCCGCTAA
- a CDS encoding ATP-binding cassette domain-containing protein — protein sequence MRIHTQQLSFCYEGGRPAVQEISLDIPTGTLTVLCGVNGSGKSTLLRLLAGLAQPSSGQILYDDGKKTDNMTAEAVSMVFQQPETQLFAGTVHKDIEYGLMERGLSKEKRPEIIASALAKTGLAYDEFAGRSPFLLSGGEKRRVCIAGALAVQPGLLILDEPTAGLDPQAAQALLEMVQELRSSGLTLIIGTHDLDSFLPVADKVIVMKQGVIHYDGPAPALTADPGLLADAGLTPPVYASMGRRAVQRGLLGAVPDNLEELLAALEKHPLPIPQADNWPAGSGDSTSSGAPTPGSQNTKTSEQHSAEYSLEGTWKRVNSPRSSRTERVQTIIRPGNPRQEQNTPRRPGWQGIDPRAKWLGMILGSLVLLGMNTLLPLLLTAGLLAGLAASARISWRRALRFFRPFLLMFLFLWLLAGLSWSSPDFALGPLSFSYEGLMRGGISVLRFLLLIALGFLFTETTTGAPLREGLEWGIAPLRTLGIRTRNWSLAVSVTLQFVPWILGKLAQLQLALGSRGRRARGVARWSPRQIALIIVPLLILVLGMGDELATAVESRGYDPAKQRTPVYQLRWSKRDTLAALGILAVAAMLWWVARIS from the coding sequence ATGAGAATTCATACGCAGCAGCTCTCCTTCTGCTATGAAGGCGGCAGGCCAGCGGTTCAGGAGATCTCTCTGGATATCCCTACAGGTACGCTGACCGTTCTTTGCGGGGTGAACGGGAGTGGTAAGTCTACGCTGCTCCGTCTGCTCGCGGGTCTTGCACAGCCTTCCTCCGGGCAGATACTTTACGATGACGGGAAGAAGACGGACAACATGACCGCCGAAGCGGTATCCATGGTATTCCAGCAGCCGGAGACGCAGCTGTTCGCGGGTACGGTGCATAAGGATATTGAATACGGCCTAATGGAGCGCGGGCTGTCCAAAGAGAAGCGTCCGGAGATCATCGCCAGCGCCCTGGCGAAGACCGGGCTCGCTTACGATGAATTCGCCGGGCGCTCACCCTTTCTGCTTAGCGGGGGTGAGAAGCGGCGCGTATGTATTGCGGGTGCCCTAGCCGTACAGCCCGGGCTCCTGATTCTGGATGAGCCGACCGCAGGGCTGGACCCGCAGGCGGCGCAGGCACTGCTCGAAATGGTGCAGGAGCTGCGTAGCAGCGGCCTGACCCTAATCATCGGCACCCATGATCTGGACAGCTTCCTGCCGGTTGCCGACAAGGTTATCGTGATGAAGCAGGGCGTAATCCATTATGACGGTCCTGCTCCGGCATTGACTGCCGATCCCGGCCTGCTGGCAGACGCCGGACTCACGCCCCCCGTCTATGCTTCCATGGGACGCAGAGCAGTGCAACGCGGCTTGCTGGGAGCAGTCCCGGACAATCTGGAGGAGCTGCTGGCCGCACTGGAAAAGCACCCGCTGCCTATACCGCAGGCGGACAACTGGCCGGCAGGCTCTGGCGACTCTACAAGCAGCGGCGCACCAACACCCGGCAGCCAGAATACCAAAACCAGCGAACAACACAGCGCGGAATACAGCTTAGAAGGCACCTGGAAGCGAGTTAATTCTCCTCGATCCTCCAGAACTGAGAGGGTTCAGACGATAATCAGGCCTGGCAATCCAAGACAAGAACAGAACACCCCGCGCAGGCCCGGCTGGCAAGGAATCGATCCCCGGGCCAAATGGCTGGGGATGATTCTCGGCTCGCTGGTCCTGCTAGGGATGAACACTCTTCTCCCGCTGCTGCTTACCGCCGGGCTGCTGGCCGGGCTCGCGGCTTCGGCCCGCATCTCCTGGCGCCGGGCCCTCCGCTTTTTTCGCCCGTTCCTGCTGATGTTCCTGTTCCTCTGGCTGCTGGCCGGGCTTAGCTGGAGCTCTCCCGACTTCGCACTCGGGCCGCTCAGCTTCAGCTACGAAGGACTAATGCGCGGGGGAATCAGCGTGCTGCGCTTCCTACTGCTGATTGCCCTCGGCTTCCTGTTCACCGAGACGACCACCGGTGCCCCCTTGCGCGAGGGTCTGGAATGGGGCATCGCTCCGCTGCGGACCCTAGGCATCCGCACCCGTAACTGGTCACTTGCTGTATCCGTGACCCTGCAGTTCGTGCCGTGGATTCTCGGTAAGCTGGCCCAACTACAGCTTGCGCTGGGCTCACGCGGAAGACGGGCCCGCGGGGTGGCCCGCTGGTCCCCGAGACAGATCGCCCTAATCATCGTGCCTCTGCTCATTCTTGTCCTGGGTATGGGCGACGAGCTGGCGACAGCCGTAGAATCACGGGGGTATGATCCCGCCAAGCAGCGGACCCCCGTCTATCAGCTCCGCTGGAGCAAGCGCGATACGCTGGCAGCGCTAGGTATCCTGGCGGTTGCAGCTATGCTGTGGTGGGTAGCGCGGATTAGCTGA
- a CDS encoding ABC transporter ATP-binding protein: MSLVAAKIPEIQLEQVEMRYQTERADVLALHQVSLDIAKGEFVSLLGPSGCGKTTLLRLMADLITPTAGNIMVAGKSAKEARLAQKYGIVFQSPVLYDWRKVKHNITLPLELLGVKKSVREDKALELLDLVGLQGFADKYPWQLSGGMQQRVAIARALSMEPEILLMDEPFSALDEFTRERLNEELLSVWSKVQSTIVFVTHSIPESIFLSDRVFVLSPHPGRLSAVVDIPLPRPRTADMRNSPEFFELIARIRDSFEGV, from the coding sequence ATGTCACTAGTAGCAGCAAAAATTCCTGAAATACAGCTGGAGCAGGTCGAAATGCGTTACCAGACAGAGAGGGCAGATGTGCTGGCCCTGCATCAGGTAAGTCTCGATATTGCCAAGGGGGAGTTCGTCTCCCTGCTGGGTCCTTCCGGGTGCGGAAAGACTACGCTGCTGAGGCTGATGGCAGATCTTATAACACCAACGGCAGGGAATATCATGGTGGCAGGTAAAAGCGCCAAGGAGGCCCGGCTGGCCCAAAAATACGGCATTGTGTTCCAGAGTCCGGTGCTGTATGACTGGCGGAAGGTCAAGCATAATATTACGCTGCCGCTGGAGCTGCTGGGCGTCAAGAAATCCGTCCGTGAGGACAAAGCGCTGGAGCTGCTTGATCTCGTGGGCTTGCAGGGGTTCGCTGACAAGTATCCCTGGCAGCTCAGCGGGGGGATGCAGCAGCGCGTAGCCATTGCCCGGGCGCTCTCTATGGAGCCGGAAATTCTGCTCATGGATGAACCGTTCTCCGCGCTGGATGAATTCACGCGCGAGCGGCTGAATGAAGAGCTGCTCTCCGTCTGGAGTAAGGTGCAGAGCACGATTGTGTTCGTTACCCATAGCATTCCCGAATCGATCTTCCTGTCGGACCGGGTATTCGTCCTGTCTCCGCATCCGGGCAGACTCTCGGCGGTTGTTGATATTCCGCTGCCCCGTCCGCGTACAGCGGACATGAGGAACAGTCCGGAGTTCTTCGAGCTGATTGCCCGTATCCGCGACAGCTTCGAAGGGGTGTAG
- a CDS encoding DUF72 domain-containing protein, which translates to MIKIGLTGFGDHEELYGKIKPADRLPAYSAHFPIVEIDSSFYAVQPVRNYEKWVHQTPEAFQFIVKAYQGMTGHLRGKKNYYDTPEEMYRAFHTSIAPVRSAGKLAMALFQFPPWFDCTKDNVDFLREAKELLLDVPAAIEFRNDSWYSPEMRERTLRFLEQEGWIHTIADEPQAGSGSIPIVPVATRPDLTYVRLHGRNTAGWNQSSHPDWRKLRYLYRYSTEELTQWRDRLLELEQTCKNIYVVFNNNSAGDATPNAQELQSLLGMDGGLAPRQLDLFN; encoded by the coding sequence ATGATCAAGATTGGGCTGACCGGCTTCGGAGACCATGAGGAGCTGTACGGCAAAATCAAACCCGCCGACCGCCTGCCCGCCTACAGCGCCCATTTTCCCATTGTGGAGATTGACAGCTCCTTCTATGCGGTTCAGCCGGTCCGAAATTACGAGAAGTGGGTACATCAGACGCCGGAGGCGTTCCAATTCATTGTAAAGGCTTATCAGGGAATGACCGGACATCTGCGGGGGAAAAAGAATTACTACGATACGCCGGAGGAGATGTACCGGGCCTTCCATACCTCTATCGCTCCAGTCCGCTCAGCGGGGAAGCTGGCGATGGCCCTGTTTCAATTTCCGCCCTGGTTCGACTGCACCAAAGACAACGTGGATTTCCTGCGTGAAGCGAAGGAGCTGCTGCTGGATGTGCCCGCTGCCATCGAATTCCGTAATGATTCCTGGTACAGCCCTGAGATGCGCGAGCGGACTCTCCGGTTCCTGGAGCAGGAAGGCTGGATTCATACGATAGCCGACGAGCCGCAGGCAGGTTCCGGCTCCATTCCGATTGTCCCTGTCGCCACCCGGCCGGACCTCACCTACGTGCGGCTGCACGGGCGCAACACCGCAGGCTGGAATCAGAGCAGCCACCCGGACTGGCGCAAGCTTCGCTATCTGTACCGTTACAGCACCGAAGAGTTAACGCAGTGGCGGGACCGGCTGCTGGAGCTTGAACAGACCTGTAAGAATATTTACGTGGTATTTAATAATAATTCTGCCGGGGATGCCACTCCTAATGCCCAAGAGCTGCAATCGCTGCTTGGGATGGACGGCGGACTGGCCCCGCGCCAGCTGGACTTATTCAACTGA
- a CDS encoding ABC transporter permease: MESNTVHEFPSSNNVISPDTDQGGDPWKFLKWLNPGFVLPLLAGVLFLLLWELQIFHRIFDLKKYQLPLPSAIAEAMRDNISLLLSYTGYTLTEAVLGMLIGSGCGFLIALAATAWPRWGGGSLTMVAALNAVPIVALAPIMNLWFGDGIGSRAAIVTATTMAAMAINAYKGMAAVDPLALDLMHSYAAGKRAVFRHLRIQNSLPYVFTALKINATASMIGAIVGEFFFSSRGLGYLLSNSIKVAKMPLGWACIVLAAIAGVIFYLVVERLEKVFIKWHPSRRT, from the coding sequence ATGGAAAGTAATACGGTCCACGAATTTCCGTCATCTAACAACGTTATTTCGCCAGATACAGACCAGGGTGGAGATCCATGGAAATTCCTGAAATGGCTGAACCCCGGGTTCGTGCTGCCGCTGCTTGCCGGAGTTTTGTTCCTGCTGCTGTGGGAGCTCCAGATCTTTCACCGCATCTTCGATCTGAAGAAATATCAGCTGCCGCTACCCTCGGCCATCGCTGAAGCGATGCGGGATAATATCAGTCTGCTGCTCTCCTACACCGGGTATACCCTCACTGAAGCCGTTCTTGGTATGCTGATCGGCTCCGGCTGCGGCTTCCTGATTGCCTTGGCTGCTACGGCCTGGCCCCGCTGGGGCGGCGGCAGCCTCACGATGGTAGCTGCACTCAATGCCGTGCCCATTGTGGCGCTTGCCCCTATCATGAACCTGTGGTTCGGAGACGGCATCGGCTCGCGGGCGGCAATTGTGACCGCGACCACGATGGCTGCGATGGCGATCAATGCCTACAAGGGCATGGCCGCTGTGGACCCGCTGGCGCTGGACCTGATGCATTCCTATGCGGCAGGCAAACGGGCGGTATTCCGCCATCTGCGGATTCAGAACAGTCTGCCTTATGTATTCACCGCCTTGAAGATCAACGCTACCGCCAGCATGATCGGGGCGATTGTCGGGGAATTCTTCTTCTCCTCGCGGGGGCTGGGTTATCTGCTCTCGAATTCGATCAAGGTGGCGAAGATGCCGCTGGGCTGGGCCTGCATCGTGCTTGCCGCGATTGCCGGAGTAAT
- a CDS encoding ATP-binding cassette domain-containing protein — translation MIRAHNVSLSVREGQHRRTVLQGINIQIEPGEWVALTGANGCGKTSLIRSFNGLNTPSGGSLSVAGLDLRLPENRTAVKQRVQLVFQNPEAQTVGSTPFEDIAFGLENRGLERERMIARIHEILQQVGLSHKAEAEVSTLSGGERQRLAVGCCLALEAEMIIFDEATSMLDPEGRSDILELARGLWQAGTTILWVTQRMEELAASPRIAVLGEGQLLYDGSPRSLFYTSELPETLGWLPSPAVRVGKLLLKQGWPLHLLPLTGQDLEELL, via the coding sequence ATGATCAGGGCGCATAATGTAAGCTTGTCCGTGCGGGAGGGGCAGCATCGCCGTACGGTACTGCAAGGGATTAACATTCAAATAGAGCCCGGGGAATGGGTAGCCCTCACAGGAGCCAACGGCTGCGGCAAAACCTCACTCATCCGCTCCTTCAACGGACTGAACACCCCCTCCGGCGGCAGTCTGTCCGTGGCCGGACTGGACCTGCGCCTGCCGGAGAACCGTACGGCAGTGAAGCAGCGGGTACAGCTTGTATTTCAGAATCCCGAAGCACAGACGGTTGGCTCCACCCCGTTCGAGGATATCGCCTTCGGGCTGGAGAACCGGGGACTGGAACGGGAGCGGATGATAGCACGAATCCATGAGATTCTACAGCAGGTAGGACTAAGCCATAAAGCGGAGGCAGAGGTATCTACGCTGTCCGGCGGAGAACGCCAGCGCTTGGCGGTAGGCTGCTGCCTGGCACTGGAAGCTGAGATGATTATCTTCGATGAGGCTACCTCGATGCTGGACCCTGAGGGAAGATCGGATATTCTGGAGCTGGCCCGGGGGCTATGGCAGGCCGGCACTACCATCCTCTGGGTCACCCAGCGGATGGAGGAGCTGGCCGCAAGCCCGCGCATCGCGGTGCTTGGCGAGGGACAATTGCTCTATGACGGCAGCCCGCGCAGCCTGTTCTATACCTCAGAGCTGCCGGAGACCCTCGGCTGGCTTCCTTCTCCGGCCGTCCGGGTCGGGAAGCTGCTGCTGAAGCAGGGCTGGCCGCTTCACCTGCTGCCGCTTACCGGACAGGATCTGGAGGAGCTGCTATGA
- a CDS encoding biotin transporter BioY, translating into MKKWTTRGLIFSALFAAVMIALSYLKISLPFSTVPITMQTLAVMLAGSILGARYGTLAVLIVIGLAAAGFQVMGGSGGLAVLVGPTAGYIFSWPFVAWLIGFFAERIKQDKYTFVKLLAANFIFGALLVYPGGVGWLAYSTGMDSLTKALTAGMWPFLPGDLLKAVLCSAVVTAVWKVYPIERILNHDTGVWADGDNTTTSR; encoded by the coding sequence ATGAAGAAATGGACAACCCGCGGCCTGATATTCAGTGCCTTATTCGCCGCTGTCATGATAGCTCTGAGTTATTTGAAAATCTCGCTGCCCTTCTCCACGGTACCCATTACCATGCAGACCCTCGCGGTAATGCTGGCTGGTTCTATCCTTGGGGCCCGTTACGGGACGCTTGCTGTACTGATCGTGATCGGACTCGCTGCTGCCGGATTCCAGGTGATGGGCGGAAGCGGAGGATTAGCGGTCCTGGTTGGCCCTACCGCCGGATATATCTTCTCCTGGCCGTTCGTGGCCTGGCTAATCGGCTTTTTCGCGGAACGCATTAAGCAGGACAAATATACCTTCGTGAAGCTGCTGGCCGCCAACTTTATCTTTGGGGCACTGTTAGTTTATCCGGGCGGTGTGGGGTGGCTGGCCTATTCCACTGGCATGGATTCATTGACCAAGGCATTGACGGCAGGCATGTGGCCGTTTCTTCCGGGCGACCTGCTCAAAGCAGTCCTATGTTCGGCTGTAGTAACAGCGGTTTGGAAGGTATATCCGATCGAACGTATTCTGAACCATGACACAGGCGTCTGGGCTGACGGGGACAACACAACCACAAGCCGCTAA
- a CDS encoding histidine kinase N-terminal 7TM domain-containing protein, whose protein sequence is MASMISNYIIIVSISGVLNALLALFAFYRKTDFSGLRAFIVSSAASAVYTFAFALELSGNSMDQIKFWIKLEYLGMPYIAPSSLLMIMHFVGLERLVSKKLLVLLYSVPVISTVLVWTNDSHHLFYKSIYFRGDAPTPLVDIVMGPWYIVQGSLTFGCMLAGMCLILWRWGRMRRAYLRQMLIIFVGQFLPALGAFLYLMDLTPYGTDPVPVVMSVTSSLYIWAILSRGMLTAAPIARENLFESMRDGVLVMDLSDKLVDYNRAAAEMLEDLDAAAIGRPLAQLFLPAGKEAVDYVMNSNPQISEEQELVWHSGGEVRYYQVRSSPVQKHDGHLAGRMIMLIDVTERTLLQEKLLQLATIDSLTGIYNRTHFMELSRQRLKEAADSAAPFSVILLDIDFFKSINDRYGHHHGDMALQHVVGVCRQHVREGDVFGRYGGEEFVLSLPGAPLKEAALISERIRRDIEHSTFSTFTGTIKITASFGVTEAFRRSISLEELLSEADHALYSSKRNGRNAVHLYGVSSITRFKPM, encoded by the coding sequence ATGGCATCTATGATTTCCAACTACATTATTATCGTTTCGATCTCCGGTGTGCTGAATGCCTTGCTCGCCCTGTTTGCTTTTTACAGGAAGACTGACTTCTCAGGCCTGCGCGCATTCATCGTCAGCTCCGCCGCCTCGGCGGTATACACATTCGCCTTCGCGCTTGAGCTCTCAGGGAACTCGATGGATCAGATTAAGTTCTGGATCAAGCTGGAGTATCTCGGGATGCCGTACATCGCGCCCTCCAGTCTGCTGATGATCATGCATTTCGTGGGCCTGGAGCGTCTGGTCTCCAAAAAACTGCTGGTCCTCCTCTACTCCGTCCCCGTGATCTCCACGGTGCTTGTCTGGACCAACGACTCCCATCACCTGTTCTATAAGTCTATCTACTTCCGGGGAGACGCACCTACACCGCTGGTGGATATCGTCATGGGACCCTGGTATATCGTGCAGGGCAGCCTGACCTTCGGCTGTATGCTGGCCGGTATGTGCCTGATCCTCTGGCGCTGGGGGCGGATGCGGCGGGCTTATCTGCGGCAGATGCTGATTATTTTTGTCGGACAATTCCTGCCTGCGCTGGGGGCCTTCCTCTATCTGATGGACCTGACTCCGTATGGAACAGACCCTGTTCCCGTTGTGATGAGCGTAACCTCGTCCCTGTATATATGGGCCATTCTGTCCAGAGGGATGCTGACCGCCGCGCCGATTGCCAGAGAGAATCTGTTCGAGAGCATGCGCGACGGCGTACTGGTCATGGACCTCTCCGACAAGCTGGTGGACTATAACCGGGCCGCTGCCGAGATGCTTGAGGATCTGGATGCCGCCGCCATCGGCCGCCCGCTGGCCCAGCTCTTCCTGCCTGCCGGCAAGGAGGCGGTCGATTATGTAATGAATTCCAATCCGCAGATCAGCGAAGAGCAGGAACTGGTGTGGCATTCCGGCGGAGAAGTCCGTTATTATCAGGTCCGTTCCTCCCCGGTGCAGAAGCATGACGGCCACCTTGCCGGGCGGATGATCATGCTGATTGATGTTACCGAACGCACCCTGCTCCAGGAAAAGCTGCTGCAGCTCGCCACCATCGACAGCCTGACCGGTATCTACAACCGGACCCACTTCATGGAGCTGAGCCGGCAACGGCTGAAGGAAGCGGCCGACTCCGCTGCCCCCTTCTCGGTCATCCTGCTGGATATCGACTTCTTCAAGAGCATTAACGACCGCTACGGGCACCATCACGGGGATATGGCCTTGCAGCATGTAGTAGGCGTATGCCGCCAGCATGTCCGGGAGGGGGATGTCTTCGGACGATACGGAGGCGAGGAATTCGTCTTAAGCCTGCCGGGAGCCCCCTTGAAGGAAGCAGCCCTGATCTCTGAGCGCATCCGCAGGGACATCGAGCACAGCACCTTCTCCACCTTCACAGGAACAATTAAAATCACAGCCAGCTTCGGCGTGACTGAAGCCTTCCGCCGTTCAATCTCACTGGAGGAGCTGCTCTCGGAAGCAGACCATGCCCTCTACTCCTCCAAGCGGAACGGCCGTAATGCTGTTCATCTGTATGGCGTCTCCTCCATCACCCGCTTCAAGCCCATGTGA